In Humulus lupulus chromosome 7, drHumLupu1.1, whole genome shotgun sequence, the following are encoded in one genomic region:
- the LOC133791645 gene encoding uncharacterized protein LOC133791645 produces the protein MNSITSLLSTILSTENATIEYQIAETLPPMKINSDSSIQFYLECKRNDITLTKYPLIVSVTENSQTITCGALQMMSSNVASTSTQDANRHIFPLAFAITDSKNNDSREWFFRKIKECYGEREEMCIVSNRHESIENAIKNVYANVAHGVCHLFYNIKTKFRTDSEATNMAFHVAAKAYNMEDFEKYMKDLDILHKEICPFLANEVKYEKCTRIYSKSRRYAAMTSNIAKSINAALKEMRELQVEPASTFIYSVHSGLTTNAVDIAKKSCTCNKFDLDELPCEHAMAVIRNMNLQYKKYFSYYFTKKAMLNTYNASIHPLGDPKWRLPPNVEEIEVLPPKGNRKSGRPRKKRFRNSDWNTTYHYYL, from the exons ATGAATTCAATAACATCTTTG TTGTCTACCATTCTGTCAACAGAAAATGCAACCATTGAGTACCAGATTGCTGAAACATTGCCTCCAATGAAGATCAACAGTGATAGCTCTATACAATTCTACTTGGAGTGCAAAAGAAATGACATAACACTCACAAAATACCCTTTGATAGTTTCTGTAACAGAGAATAGCCAAACAATCACTTGTGGAGCACTTCAAATGATGAGTTCTAATGTTGCTTCAA CTTCAACCCAGGATGCAAATAGACACATCTTCCCATTGGCTTTTGCTATAACAGATTCTAAAAACAATGATTCACGAGAGTggttttttagaaaaataaaagaatgttATGGAGAAAGAGAAGAGATGTGTATAGTTTCAAATAGACATGAAAGCATAGAGAATGCTATAAAAAATGTCTATGCAAATGTAGCTCATGGAGTGTGCCATCTTTTCTACAACATAAAAACCAAGTTTAGAACAGATTCAGAAGCAACCAACATGGCATTTCATGTTGCTGCAAAAGCTTATAACATGGAAGATTTTGAGAAATACATGAAGGACTTGGACATTTTACATAAAGAAATCTGCCCTTTTCTGGCCAATGAGGTTAAATATGAAAAGTGTACAAGAATCTACTCCAAAAGTCGTAGATATGCAGCTATGACttcaaacatagctaaatccATTAATGCGGCACTAAAAGAAATGAGAGAGCTTCAA GTAGAACCAGCTAGCACATTCATTTACAGTGTACACAGTGGTTTAACAACAAACGCTGTAGACATTGCAAAGAAATCATGCACTTGTAACAAGTTTGATTTGGATGAATTACCTTGTGAACATGCCATGGCAGTCATTAGAAATATGAACCTTCAGTATAAAAAATATTTCTCATATTATTTCACAAAAAAAGCCATGTTGAACACCTATAATGCTTCAATACATCCATTGGGAGATCCAAAATGGAGACTTCCACCTAATGTTGAGGAAATAGAAGTACTACCTCCAAAGGGAAATAGAAAAAGTGGAAGGCCAAGGAAAAAAAG GTTTCGGAACAGTGATTGGAACACTACTTATCACTATTACTTGTGA